In Streptococcus mitis, the DNA window ATGAAATACCTTCTATTAGTTTAATTTTATCCAGAGTATCTTTGGTTGTTTCAATAGCGCTACCGTTAAAAATTCTATCATAAGTATATAAAACTTTTGTATTCTTAAGATTGGATAGTTCCTTGACTGCTTTTTCTCCAGATTCTTTATCTTTAAATTCAGCAATATAGACAAGTCTATCTTCTTTTTTGGGACTTTCCGTATCTTTACTTGCAGCCGAGTCTGCATTATCTCCTTTGTATTGATTGGAATCTTCTTTTTTGATTGTTACTTTTTCATTGTTAGTTTTATTATCTATCACAGAATCCTTACTAACAACTTCTTTTTCTTCAATAACTGTTGTTTTCTTCTCTTCAATATCCTTTGAAGTTTCTATAGCATTATGAATATCTTCATGTTTTTCTTTGTTTTCGTTTTGTTTACCTACTACTACTTTTTCTTTATCAGAGATATTTAAAGCATCTTCAGAGCTAGATGTGTCTGCTAAAACTACCTCATTAGGGACATATGCTGCTAAAATAACTGCAGCTGTGGTTAGTGACAATACTGTACTTTTTTTCATTTTAATTCCTTACATATTTATTTAACTTCCAATAGATAGAAAAACTTTAACTTTGCTAGCCTTTGTTATAAAAAGTTTTACTAAGTGTTATCTAGGAAATAGAGTAGTACATTTATATATAATTGTTAGCTCTCTGAAAAATAGTATATCAATTTAAAAAATTTAAGTCAAGAAAAATTAATATGGGTTAATTATTTTTTTAACACATGTTAAAAATAAGATTGAGTCAAAAAGTTTCGTACTTAACTGGGGTACATTATAAGCATATTCACACCATTAAAAATAGTAACAATCAAGTTGAACCTCTACCAGAATCACAGAGACAGACATAATTGATGAAATATCAATGCTATTAAATAATAGAAATAACCGCTAAGAAAAAGGCTTAACGGTTATTTTCTATATATAAATCTTTCAGATATTCGATCATTTATTCACCTAGGAGCCAGACTTTACGAGTAGCTTGCTCTAGCAACTGAGCTAAATCGGCGATTGCGATTATAGTATAGAACTCTGAGTATAGAAGTCAAGAAATTTTCATCTCCCTTGAATTGTCAAATTAAGTGCACCTTTCTTAGATATTTACAAATGATTTCATTTCTAAACTAATCCATCGCTATCAGGATGCTTTCTTATGTAAATAGCTGCATAAAACGCATCTACCATAACAGCTGGTAGCGTCAAGGTCAACAAAATTCCCAATAAAACACCAAAAACAATCTGAATATAACCTGTTAGAAGGGCGGGAATGATTGTTGCCCCCGCAAAAGCTATAGCAACATTATTCCACCATGTTTTCTTTCTATCTCCCTCTTTTACTTGATTAAAAGCCCAGACTTTCCCCTGATTCTTTGGGAGATAGTACCAAGCATAGAGGCAACAAGCAAAGATAAAAAGGAGCATCATCAATATTACATAAAATGGAGTGAGAGGGGATTGATATATCTCCTTGGCTCCTATAGGACTGCCGTCTGAAATAACCATTAATAAACCAATAAAATCTAAATCTATCACTAAGCTTAACACTGTGAGGGCTATCAAATAATATGTTAAAGCCTTCCAGGCGTTTACCAAATAAGGAATAAAAGAAATGATAATACCAAGTATATTCACAACACCGCAAAACAAAGAAAGTCCTTTAAAGATGCCTAGATTGTCTTCATAAGTTCCACCCACATACAGAAAACCAGTTAATGCTAAAGCAATCCATGGATATAACTTAATATAAACTAAACTAACACCATCTGTAATCAAAGGCCCGTGGTATCTTTCTCTTTCTATATCAGTAATCTTTGCTTTATTTTTTCTATTTTTCTTTACCATCAACTCCACTCCTATCGTTTGCAAGCCTTAACCAATTGCATCTATATTTTATGAAGGCATCCTTAGCTACATCTGTTTCAGAGAAAGGATAACTCTTAAAATAAACTGGGATATCTATAAAACATTTCCAGCATATCCTCTATAAGCTCCTAACATGAAGGATATACTTTTTGACAAATCCGTTCATATGATACATTTCCCAACCCACTCAATACATGCAGTGACTAAATTTTAATTCCACATTTACCATCCAAAAATTTCTTCAATAGACTGAATACCTGAAAAAGTCTCTTTTAACACACCTACTTTTATATCTGTATAGACTTTCCCATCAGAGATTGTGGTGAAAAAGAAGGGAGGGGTCAACTCACAATGCCCCTGATAATGGATATAACCAGCTAAGAAATCAATTCCTTCTTTCACTGACTCATCATCTGGTTCTAAAATTCTAGTTGAAACAGTATTTAAAACTTGAAACAGACTGTGATACAAAAAGTCTTCTGGCAAAGCATCTTCAATATACACTTCTTCTACTTCATCTGAATATCTGATATACTTAGGTTCATTTTTCTTTCATCTACAATCTTTGTAACAATCGATTTCTGTTCAGTTGTTAAAGGAAGTAAGAAAATTGTTGCAGATTGTGTAGGCAGCTCCCCGCTTTCAGAAATCTTGTATTCAACTAATTCATTTTGGTAGATTTGCTGTCCCGCATAACTCCAACTAATTTTAAATTTAGCATCATGATTAATGTCAGTATCTGTCTTGTTTAATATCATAAATACTGCATACTCCTGCTCATTGAATGTATATGTACTACCAGAATAGTATAGAGTAACTTCTCCCTGATTACCTACCTCAGGATGTTCCTTAGTCAATTTTTTTCCAAGTTCAATTAATTCCGATGTTCTACCTTCATATTGCGGTGCTACTACAAATTTCAATTCTTTCTCTTTATTTACAACTGTATCGCGTGTACTTTTCTCTGTTCCCCCTGCTTCCTTTCCATTAGAGCAAGCTCCAAGAATCAATAACAAAACGATGACAAATAACTTCTTCATCTTTTCTCCTTTTAATAAAAATGATACAAACCTTTATCTCTTTTTAGACTTCTTAACATGTTCCTTATACATTTTTGACTTCTTTCCATACCATTCTTCAATGGTATAGCCATATTCCTCTACTTCAACAATACTAACGTCTGACATCTATACCTCATCTCTTTAACAAATAAGCAAGTACTACAATAGCATAGGTCATGATTAACAATATAGCACTACCGATGCCAAACCATTTATAAAGCTTGTTAATCCCACAGTATCGTTCCACATAAGCCCTGTTTGGTTTTTCAGGATCATACCATACCGTCATCTTCGAATAGACTGGAAAATGCGTACGCATTAAGTTATTAAACGATATAAAAGAATTGCGATAAAAGGTTAGTGAATTTGCCAACATATCCTCTCTTGTAAAGTTATCATATGTACTTATGGGGCCCCATGGAAGCGAAACCGTTTTGATTATAAAATACCGTAATGGCTTGCTATAAGTAGTTCCGTTAACCGTATATTCAACAATCGGAGGATTTCCAGCCTGAAAATTACTATAGCCCACAACCGTTCCCTTAACAGACGATTTGGCAAGACGTACCATCTTTTTATCCCGAAAATAAAGGTAGAGATATGTACCAGATAAAAAGATCAAAGATAAAAAGATGACGATGGTAGCAAATAAAAATAAAATGGTTTCTGTTGTCACATTCAACTCCTAGCTTATTCTATGCTCTTCACATCAGACATTGAAAGTGTCATCTTGGATGGATCTGACATCGAGTCAACAACCTCCAATTGTTCTGAGTTAAGTGGTAACAAAATTAATGTAGTTGTGTAAGAAGGTAACTCACCACTATCCTTGATAGCATAGCTAATCTTTTGATTCTCAAAAATAGTTTTGCCATCATAGGACCAGCTTAGTGAAAACTCCAAATCTTTTTTGATATCTACGTCAGTTTTATTGACGAGCATCAGTGCTGCTCTACCATCTGAGACTGCTCCTGTATAGTAGATAGCCATATTTCCCTTACTACCTAGTTCGGGATGTTCCTTAGTCAATTTTTTTCCAAGTTCAATTAAATCAGACGTTTGACCTTCATATTGCGGTGCTACTACAAATTTCAATTCTTTCTCTTTATTTACAACTGTATTGCGTGTACTTTTCTCTGTTCCCCCTGCTTCCTTTCCATTAGAGCAACCTCCAAGAATCAATAACAAAATGATGACAAATAACTTCTTCATCTTTTCTCCTTTTAATAAAAATTATACAAACCTTTATCTCTTTTTAGACTTCTTCACATGTTCCTTGTACATTTTTGACTTTTTCCCATACCATTCTTCGATGGTATATCCATACTCTTCACGGTATTTCTCTTGATTTTTATTGACTGCATTCAAGTTCTCTAGCGTTACTAAATAGGATTTAAGAAATGAAACCATAAAAAGGCCAAATAAAATAGGTGAAATTGGCAATAAAGCAAGCAAGAGGTGCGCAAGGAAATGATTAAGCCCGTGGGTAAAGAGGTTGATTCCATACATCAACAACCATAAGAATAAAATAACATTCAAAAATTTTTTAATATTTAGAGAAGCAAAAAAATCTTTTCTAGCGCGCTGCTTTGTTACAAAAATGTAGATAAAGTAAATCAGTGATAAGACAAAACCTATCCAGTAAACGATACGAATTGCAACTAGAGGGATTAAATACAAGATGGCTATAAACCAACTATAATAAAAAATCACAAATAGAATCAACTGAAGAATCTGAGTCAATAAATAAGCTTTAATGCGATTTCTTTTGGAAATAATATAAAAACTAATAAAACAGAGCCAACTAAACAAGAATAGAAAACCAAAGAAACTAGCTGGAGGAATAAGGCTATTTTCTATTGATGTCAATTGTATAACTAGTTCATGTCCATCTTCACTAGCCAATCGGAGCACTCCCATTGGAAAGTATGAGGCCCAAATAATCAAAAACAAATACAAAGGCATTGCGAAAATCATTAATAATGGATTCCATTTACGTGTTGTTTCTAGTGCATCATTAGTATCTTTTTGTATCTTATCCATTTATTTTCTCCTATTATCCAAACAAGGATGAGGCCGCCTTCAGACCACCATTGAAAAAATCAGAAACATTCTTGCCCACACTTTTGACAGTCTCCAAGCCCTGGTGGATTCCTTTCCCGATAGATTCCACTCCTGATTCTACCACGTCTACAGCACCATAAGCTAAATTTTTAGCTTTGTCATAAACTGACTTTTTAAATTCTGGTGCAACAACAGAACCGATAAGATTAAGCGTTCCCCAAGCGAGCCCAACGATAGCTCCAATAGCAGTCTTCGAATTTTTGCCAAACAGAAAAACAAAGAAAAATGTCCTTGCCCCATTATACCACAATATCAAAATAGCTAATTGTACCCTCCTGATTGTATAATGGAAATCTACCTATAATTATCACATCAATCGCTCCATTATGTAGACGAACAATTGTACCAATAGGTAATAAGTTAGACATTCTCCTCTCCTTTTTCTACTATTTTAATGATTTTTAACCATCTATTAAGTTGGTAATCAAATTTGAACATAAATATCACTAAAAAACTAACCGCCAAAAAGAGTACGGCAATGGTTTCATTTCCAAAGACAAACAAAAGAGTAGCGACTACAGTTAGGATTCTAAAAAGATTAAGAAGACATTTAAAATACCCTCTTCTTCTCTTCAAAGATCTGACAAACTTCTTACTCTGTTCCCCATCCAACTCTGATTTTTTTAATTTTAAAGTTCCGTGGTAAAATCTGATAATCAAAGCGGCCAAAAAATAAGATAAAACGCCTAAGATCGTAACCGTCCCAACTCGGACTAACTGATTATTAAATATTCCTGCTTCAGCCAATATATCAGAAATTTTATTTATAATGTACAGCATAACAGGCAGTAGAATATAAGACCAGTAATTAGGAGAAGATGTTTCCTCTAGCAATACCTTATTCTCCCAATCAAAATGATAATTTTTGTTCTCCCATATCCCTAAATTAATAATTGTTTCCATATGTACATCCTTTTTAATTAAATACACTACCTAATCCCGAGAAAAATCCATTAACTGCATCTCCCGCACTGTCCTATATTTTATCAGCTGTATCACCAACAGATTTCATCGTATCACCTACTACTTTCTTTGTACCATCCCAAACATCACCAACAAATTCCACGACTTTATCTCCATATTTATCATATAGATAATCAAAAGCCATTGATCCCACCACTGTTGCACCAAAAACCCATCCTCCTGGACCTAATAATGCTGTAGCTAACAATGTTACTCCAATATGCCCACCTGTCTAAATTGCTGCATCTCCAACATCTTCGCCACTGTATAACTGTGCGACAAAATCAATCGCCGATCCCAATCCATATGGTAATGCTTTCGCAAATTTAGCACTCCCTAAGAATCCATCTAATTTATTCACTGACAGTATTACACAATCTCCAATTTTCTCAATGCTTTCTCCCACCATTTTATTAACAGTAGAACCAGGTGCAGTTGATAGAAGTGCACTCAATCCACATTTCGTTAGTGTATTCCCAATCTGTGATTTTAAGCCATTGATTAAATATGGAACTTGATATGGAAGCATGTAAGAGGTATAATAACCCGTTCCTAAATCAGAAGCTATATCACTTAATTTTGAAGTGATACTTTCCTTTAAAAAATCTACAGACTCATTTTTTAGATCATCCGGAGAAATATTTATACCATTTTGTTGTTTGCTTGAAATAAAGTATTTATTCCCTTCCTACTATGAATCTCCCAAACCATTTAACAATATTTTTTGTCTTTTCAATATTTTTTTAACTTTACTTGTCTTAAATTCCTGATGAAAATGTATAACACAAGCAAAAGCAAGTAGATATATCAACAGACATAAAAAATCAGTTTCTCTAATATAAGTAACCAAAAAATAAATCCCTAAAATAATAAAGAGAATCTTAATAATAAAAATTGAAATCACCTTTACTAATAGTGTTTTGAGATCTTTTCCCTTCAAAACAACTGTTTTCCAACCAGTTCTCGGATATTTTTTTCTCGCCTTCGTTATCATCAACATTCCGCAAACTATCAGAGTTCCAATCATTGCAATACCGAGATTAATCGTATACGATAATGTACCAATGGCTGAATTTAAAGCACTTGCAATTCCTTTTAAAAGAAAGACTGCAAGTGGAGCAGCAACCATAATCCAATTAGAACTATTTTTTTGATTTTGATATTGAAATACTTCGTTTCTTTCATCAAAATAAATCCATTTCGAATCCAAATAACCAATATATATTTTCATAATTAAAATTTCTCCGTTAATTTATTAATTAAAAACACTACCTAATCCCGAGAAAAATCCATTAACTGCATCTCCTGTACTGTCCCATATTTTTCCAGCAGTATCACCTACTACTTTCTCTGTACCATTCCAAACATCACCAGCAAATTCCACGACTTTATCCCCATATTTATCATATAGATAAGCCTTATCAAAAAGAGTACTTAAACGTGCTTTTGCACCGGCTACTGAATCCATTAATCACAGTTTAGTTGCTGTATGTACAAATGCACATCTCGCAATTTCCTTATTCAGATTATCCAAAAAGAAGAGAGGTAAATTAGTCCTCTCCTAGACATGAATTCTTGTTAACTTGCTACCGTTAATATAGAGAAAAACCAATTAATTAGTTATTTTCACCTGACCTTTTTCATATCCCGAATACCAACTACTTTCAGGACTGACATATTCGGGCAATTCCTTTTGTGGCTGTTCTCCTAAAAGAATTAAGGTCCCATCATGTATCAAACAAGAATAATGAACCGAATCTCTAATAAATTCTTCATTCTCAGTATCAAATGAGTAAGTATATTCTTTACCTCCTTCCTTTATAGTGATCTGCTCACCTTCTATTTTTATCCATGAAGTTTTATCTAGTGAAGCCGTTTTAGTAGATTCATTTTTGACTACCAGATAGTAAATTCCATCATCTGATTTCATATCATCAAGAATAGTAGTAATGAGCCCTAGAATCATAAATGCAGGAATAATCAAAAGAAACCATTTCCATTTTTTTGTTTTATTTTTCATCAGTATCAGTTACCTCCATGAATTTCGTTTTATCATTATTATTTACCTTTCCTCTAAGTTTCAACATATAGCCACCACCTTGAGGAGTTCCATTCCATATCTGTTCAACAGTTAAACTATTCTAATCCATCTGAACAGATCCAATCTTTGAATTTTTAAAGACTTTACAAATTTTTCAATTTCTTCTTCATGCTCCTCCAAAAATTACAAGTGCTAAAATCAGCCAAAGCAAGGTACATTTTTTCATGATTATCCTCCT includes these proteins:
- a CDS encoding DUF4176 domain-containing protein, giving the protein MSNLLPIGTIVRLHNGAIDVIIIGRFPLYNQEGTISYFDIVV